GCGCGTGCATCCCGCGCTTGTCATCACAGATCTGATGATGCCCGGCATGGATGGCGCCGAGGTATGCCGCACGCTCAAGAACGATCCCGATCTCGACGGCATGCCCGTGATCCTGTGGAGCGCGTCGACCGACATTCCAACCGACCTGGATTGCGAATGCACGCTGCACAAGCCGGTTGCGCGCGAGACTTTACTCGATCAGGTCGATCTGCTGCTGGGCCGCCTGCACGACGGCGCCAGGCCCGTACGCGGCGGGGGCGATGCGTCGTTGAACTAGCGCCAGGCGAGGCAACCGTTGTCGCTGCTCACGCCGCGCGCACCTCCGGAAAGCAATCCCAACAGTCAATCGAACGCTGCCTTCGCGCAACGATGGGCAACACGCGTTGCGGTCCATCGTCGAAGTTCGCAAGCCATTGCGCCAGCGGCGCGAGCCAGGCGTCAATTCGTTGCACATTCAATCGATAGTCGCACGGCGTCGTCTGAGAGCGGCATCGCCGAATCGATCGGTGCCCGCATGCATCGCGCAATCCGACATGGACCCGACACAAAAAACGGGCCGCGTTGTCACGCGGCCCAGCGGGCTTCGCCCGTCTTGTTCGCTCCCTGTGACCGGACGGCCGGGCGGCCGCTAACACAACAGAAGCGCCGCCCGGCAACGCCACGATCAGTGATGCTTGCGGTTTTCGCGTGCGATGTCCTTTGCGTTGTCCTTTGCGTCTTCCTTCGCATCGCCATACGACTTCTGCATTTCGCCGGCGCCTTGCTGCAGGTCGCCCTTCAGTTCCTGGCTACGGTTGCCCGTGGCCTTGCCGACAGCCTCGTTGACCTTGCCCTTCACCTTTTCGACCGTACCCTTCACTTGATCCTTGTTCATGGCTGACTCCGTCTGGTTACGCCGACGCAACGGTTGCGCCAGTCATCGGGAATCGAGCATTCGCTGTGCCTGAGCTGGGCCGCACAGCTGCCGCACAGCCGACGTACCGTGTTAACAACCGACGGCGGGCGCGCGCGCTTCGAGCGCTCGCAGCAATTCGTCCAGCCTGCTGGCACGCGAGCGTTGCGACGGCACCAGCCGCGCCGCTAGCACGGCGTTGAGCCGGGTGCGCCAGTATGAAAGTGGGAAACGATGTTCGGCGGC
The Paraburkholderia terrae genome window above contains:
- a CDS encoding CsbD family protein, giving the protein MNKDQVKGTVEKVKGKVNEAVGKATGNRSQELKGDLQQGAGEMQKSYGDAKEDAKDNAKDIARENRKHH
- a CDS encoding response regulator, with the translated sequence MDSNALSDSRLPTILLIDDEPDLLIAWALLLELEGFHVLTAFEPRKGVELAQRVHPALVITDLMMPGMDGAEVCRTLKNDPDLDGMPVILWSASTDIPTDLDCECTLHKPVARETLLDQVDLLLGRLHDGARPVRGGGDASLN